In Gossypium arboreum isolate Shixiya-1 chromosome 6, ASM2569848v2, whole genome shotgun sequence, the following are encoded in one genomic region:
- the LOC108465089 gene encoding IQ domain-containing protein IQM2-like, translating into MGVSFSCLFAKCSDVENGLESITVKSISFGDDEVKAPVRSTSFRSLDSEPMIFRSVGSGKMILEGSVSFKGRDLGRMLSFKSPSLDKAENLLIQAVSLNSQRMNIQSPKPDGLIETPKPSPVLDPNNPQHKAAIRLQKVYKSFRTRRKLADCAVLVEHSWWWKLLDYAELERSSISFFDMDKHETAISRWSRARTRAAKVGKGLSKNGKAQKLALQHWLEAIDPRHRYGHNLHFYYNQWLHSQSHEPFFYWLDIGEGKEVNIEKCPRSKLQQQCIKYLGPMERKPYEVIVVDGKFIYKQTGKLLHTIEETGNAKWIFVLSTSKILYVGIKRKGTFQHSSFLAGGATTAAGRLVVDSGVLKAVWPHSGHYRPTEQNFNDFISFLRENNMDLTDVKMTPVDEEETLVGKQSSNHLRCNSSEEDFSLEPEEISVRDSIKEVVDSREQQTSAAQQHPKSRRLLNLSRTLTNLEILKRTELVEMSNGDHRAVVPSYYDNMIDSPLKDGYETEEEVTALEQDSVVPKEKTDEHNLENGVEGIPDELILKRVNSRKEMKSYQLGKQLSCKWTTGAGPRIGYLRDYPLELQFQALEHVKLSPRSASYSKLYFSSGSTSSLSQKVSTPASASEEMRTLSLPVLKKGNLLQRSMHSKYYSPHY; encoded by the exons TAGATTCCGAGCCAATGATATTTAGATCAGTAGGTTCCGGAAAGATGATACTGGAGGGGTCTGTTAGCTTTAAAGGGAGAGATTTGGGGAGAATGCTTTCATTTAAGTCTCCTTCATTGGATAAAGCTGAGAATTTGCTCATTCAAGCTGTCAGTTTAAATAGCCAACGAATGAATATTCAATCCCCAAAACCAGATGGTTTAATAGAGACTCCAAAACCATCACCCGTTTTAGATCCCAACAATCCACAACACAAGGCAGCAATAAGATTACAGAAGGTATATAAGAGCTTTCGAACAAGGAGAAAGCTAGCAGATTGTGCAGTTCTTGTTGAGCATAGCTG GTGGTGGAAGCTCTTAGATTATGCTGAACTCGAGAGGAGTTCCATCTCATTCTTTGATATGGATAAACATGAGACTGCAATTTCACGTTGGTCAAGGGCAAGAACTAGAGCTGCCAAGGTTGGAAAAGGTTTATCGAAGAACGGTAAAGCTCAAAAGCTTGCTTTGCAACACTGGCTTGAGGCA ATTGATCCAAGGCATCGCTATGGACACAATTTACACTTCTATTATAATCAATGGCTCCATTCTCAGAGTCATGAGCCCTTCTTTTACTG GCTGGACATTGGAGAAGGGAAAGAAGTAAATATAGAGAAATGTCCTAGATCCAAGCTTCAACAGCAGTGCATCAAATATCTTGGTCCG ATGGAAAGGAAGCCCTATGAAGTTATCGTGGTAGATGGGAAGTTTATATATAAGCAAACAGGGAAGCTTCTCCATACTATTGAAGAAACTGGCAATGCTAAGTGGATTTTTGTTCTTAGCACATCAAAGATCTTGTATGTTGGCATTAAAAGGAAGGGTACATTTCAACATTCTAGCTTCTTGGCTGGAGGTGCTACCACTGCTGCTGGAAGATTAGTTGTTGATAGCGGTGTCCTTAAG GCAGTTTGGCCTCACAGTGGCCATTATCGTCCTACAGaacaaaattttaatgatttcatTTCATTTCTAAGGGAGAACAACATGGATCTTACAGATGTCAAg ATGACTCCGGTGGATGAGGAAGAAACCTTGGTTGGAAAACAAAGTAGTAACCATCTTAGATGCAACTCATCTGAAGAGGACTTTAGCTTAGAGCCTGAAGAGATTAGTGTCAGAGACTCTATCAAAGAGGTCGTTGATTCAAGGGAACAACAAACTAGTGCAGCTCAACAACACCCCAAGTCAAGGAGACTCCTCAACCTTAGCAGAACCTTGACAAATCTTGAAATACTGAAAAGAACAGAATTGGTTGAGATGTCAAATGGTGACCATAGAGCTGTTGTGCCAAGTTACTATGATAATATGATAGATTCTCCTTTGAAAGATGGTTATGAGACGGAAGAGGAAGTCACTGCTTTGGAACAGGATTCAGTTGTTCCAAAAGAAAAGACCGATGAACATAATTTAGAAAACGGGGTAGAAGGCATTCCTGATGAATTGATTCTTAAAAGAGTTAACTCTAGAAAAGAAATGAAGTCCTATCAATTAGGGAAGCAGTTGTCATGCAAGTGGACTACAGGAGCAGGGCCCCGGATTGGTTATCTGAGGGACTATCCCTTGGAACTCCAATTCCAGGCTTTGGAGCATGTGAAATTGTCCCCAAGAAGTGCAAGCTATTCAAAATTGTACTTTTCTTCTGGGTCTACTAGTAGCCTCAGTCAAAAAGTTTCCACACCAGCAAGTGCAAGTGAAGAAATGAGAACCCTAAGTTTACCTGTGCTCAAGAAGGGAAATTTATTACAGAGAAGTATGCATTCCAAATACTACTCTCCCCATTATTAA